In Phenylobacterium hankyongense, the sequence TTGTTCGAATGCGGGCCGAGGTCCGCCGGGGAGCCGGAATGAGCCAGCGTTTTGAAGGCACCGACAAGTACGTCGCCACCGAGGACCTGAAGGTCGCGGTGAACGCGGCCATCGCGCTGGAGCGTCCGCTGCTGATCAAGGGCGAGCCCGGAACCGGTAAGACGGTGCTGGCCTACGAGATCGCCGAGGCGCTGGGCGCGCCGCTGATCACCTGGCACATCAAGTCGACCACCAAGGCCATCCAGGGCCTCTACGAGTACGACGCGGTGACCCGCCTGCGCGACAGCCAGCTCGGCGAAGAGCGGGTGAAGGACGTCAAGAACTACATCAAGAAGGGCAAGCTCTGGGAGGCGTTCGAAAGCGAACAGCGCCCGGTGCTGCTGATCGACGAGATCGACAAGGCCGACATCGAGTTCCCGAACGACCTCCTGCAGGAGCTCGATCGGATGGAGTTCTACGTCTACGAGACCAACGAGACGATCAAGGCGGCCGTGCGCCCGATCGTGCTGATCACCTCGAACAACGAGAAGGAGCTGCCGGACGCCTTCCTGCGCCGCTGCTTCTTCCACTACATCCGCTTCCCGGAAGCCGAGACGATGAACGAGATCGTCGAGGTCCACTATCCGGGCATCAAGCAGAAGCTGGTCGCCGAGGCGCTGCGGATCTTCTACGACATGCGCAAGGTGCCGGGCCTGAAGAAGAAGCCCTCCACCTCCGAGCTGCTCGACTGGCTGAAGCTGCTGATGGTCGAGGACATCGACGCCGACTCGCTGCGCGAGAAGGACCCGACCAAGCTGATCCCGCCCCTGCACGGCGCCCTGCTCAAGAACGAGCAGGACGTGCATCTGTTCGAGCGCCTGGCCTTCCTGGCCCGCCGCGAAGGCGCGGGCTCGCGTCCCGGTCAGTGAGGGCGACGGCGTAACCGCGCGTTACGTCGAATTCACTCGATTTTCGAAGGGGTTCCGGCCACCGTTGCAACGAACGGACGGAGCCCCTTTTTCATGAAGTCCCTGCTTTTCAGCGCCGCCTGCGGTCTGTCGCTCGTCGGCGCTGCCGCCTGCGCGCCGCACACGCCGGCCGCCCGCGCCGCGCTCGACTGCCCGGCCACCCAGGGCAAGCTCACCCGCACCGGCATGGGGGCCGATGGAAAGACCTGCGCCTATGTGAGCAGCACCGGCGACGAGGTCTCGCTGCGGCTGATCCCGGTCAGCAACGGCGTGCAGGCCGCGCTTGCCCCGATCGAGCAGGAACTGCAGGCCGAGGTCGGACCGCCCACAACCGCGGACACGGCCTCCGACGACCAGCCTGCCTCGCCCAAGTCGCCGAAGCCGCCCCGCGTCGCCGGCGCCGGGACGGCCGCCGGGCCGGAGCGCACCGCCCGGGAAATCGCCGCCGATGCAGCCAAGGCAGACGCCGAGGCCGACGCTGACGCCGACGGCGGCGCGACCGCCTCAGGCGCCCACCGCCATCACGGCGAAAGCACCCACATCGACCTCCCCGGAGTCCACGTCGACGCCGACGGCGACCGGGAGACCGCCGAGGTCCAGGTCGGCATGATCCATGTGAACGCCGGCGAAAACGGCGCGGTGATCCGGATGTCGCGCGACGTCCGGCTGCGCGGCGAAGCCTTCTCGCCGGAGAAGCGCGGCTTCAGGGCCAGCTACATCCTGGCCCGCGACAACCTGAAGGACGGCTATCGGGCGGTCGGCTACGAGGCCGCCGGCCCGCGCACCGGGCCGATCACCGTCGCGGTGGTGAAGTCGCGCACCGGCGAGCACCACCACCTCTTCAACTCGGTCAAGAAGCTGGTGCGCCGCAACGGCGGCGTCTGAGGCTCAGCCGGTCGGCTGCACCTCGACCACCTTGTAGGTCAGCGGCCGGCCGTCCTCGTCGGTGACGGTGACGTATTCGCCGACCGCGAACCGGTGCGCGCCCAGCCGGTGGACCGGCTCGTCGTCG encodes:
- a CDS encoding AAA family ATPase, with protein sequence MSQRFEGTDKYVATEDLKVAVNAAIALERPLLIKGEPGTGKTVLAYEIAEALGAPLITWHIKSTTKAIQGLYEYDAVTRLRDSQLGEERVKDVKNYIKKGKLWEAFESEQRPVLLIDEIDKADIEFPNDLLQELDRMEFYVYETNETIKAAVRPIVLITSNNEKELPDAFLRRCFFHYIRFPEAETMNEIVEVHYPGIKQKLVAEALRIFYDMRKVPGLKKKPSTSELLDWLKLLMVEDIDADSLREKDPTKLIPPLHGALLKNEQDVHLFERLAFLARREGAGSRPGQ